Proteins co-encoded in one Erwinia sp. genomic window:
- the alaS gene encoding Alanine--tRNA ligase (ID:JIFNMEKO_02204;~source:Prodigal:2.6), whose translation MSKSTAEIRQAFLDFFHSKGHQVVASSSLVPHNDPTLLFTNAGMNQFKDVFLGADKRNYSRATTSQRCVRAGGKHNDLENVGYTARHHTFFEMLGNFSFGDYFKREAIGFAWELLTGKAWFNLPAEKLWVTVYETDDEAYAIWADEIGVPAERIIRIGDNKGAPFASDNFWQMGDTGPCGPCSEIFYDHGEHIWGGPPGSPEEDGDRYIEIWNIVFMQFNRQADGTMQPLPKPSVDTGMGLERIAAVLQHVNSNYEIDLFQKMIKSTAEIIGTRDNDSKSLRAIADHIRSCAFLVADGVVPSNENRGYVLRRILRRAIRHGNMLGAQGTFFWKLVAPLIEVMGPAAEELSRQQQHVEQVLKTEEEQFARTLERGLALLDEELNNLKGDTLDGETVFRLYDTFGFPADLTADVCRERDLKIDETGFERAMEQQRQRAREASGFGTDYNTVIRTDEASAFKGYDLLECSSAVNTIYIDGQSVNRIEKGQRGVVILSETPFYAESGGQVGDSGVLENAQCSFSVSDTQKYGTAIGHTGVITAGSLQVGDQLTAKVDGARRGRIRLNHSATHLLHAALRQVMGKHVAQKGSLVNDHYLRFDFSHNEAMKPEEIRQVEEIVNAQIRHNLSVETTIMDLDAAKAQGAMALFGEKYDEKVRVLSMGNFSTELCGGTHASRTGDIGLFRILSESGTAAGVRRIEAITGEAALQQVNEQSSQLHDIAQLVKANSSNLNEKIRAMIEHARVLEKELQQFKAQQAVKESAALIDNVAEVQGVKLLVSELKNTEPKLLRTMVDDLKNQLKSGVVVLATIDEGKVSLIAGVTKDLTDRIKAGDLVGEIARQIGGKGGGRPDMAQAGGSDIAALPAALASVAPWLVTNL comes from the coding sequence ATGAGTAAAAGTACAGCGGAGATTCGCCAGGCGTTTCTCGACTTTTTTCACAGCAAGGGTCATCAGGTTGTCGCCAGCAGCTCTCTGGTTCCCCATAACGATCCCACATTACTGTTTACCAATGCGGGAATGAACCAGTTCAAAGATGTTTTTCTGGGCGCTGATAAACGTAATTACTCTCGTGCAACAACATCACAACGCTGTGTGCGTGCTGGTGGAAAACATAACGATTTAGAAAATGTCGGTTACACCGCAAGACACCACACTTTTTTTGAAATGCTGGGAAATTTCAGTTTCGGTGACTATTTCAAACGTGAAGCGATAGGTTTTGCATGGGAGTTACTTACCGGAAAAGCATGGTTTAACCTGCCGGCAGAGAAGTTGTGGGTAACGGTGTATGAGACGGATGATGAAGCTTATGCTATCTGGGCAGACGAAATAGGCGTACCCGCTGAACGCATTATTCGCATCGGTGATAACAAAGGTGCGCCTTTTGCTTCAGACAATTTCTGGCAGATGGGTGATACCGGTCCCTGTGGTCCTTGCAGTGAAATTTTTTATGATCACGGCGAGCATATCTGGGGAGGGCCACCGGGTTCACCTGAAGAAGATGGCGATCGTTACATCGAAATCTGGAACATTGTTTTCATGCAGTTCAATCGTCAGGCTGACGGCACTATGCAGCCATTACCTAAACCCTCGGTTGACACCGGGATGGGATTAGAGCGTATTGCGGCGGTGCTTCAGCATGTCAACTCAAACTATGAGATTGACCTATTTCAGAAAATGATAAAATCTACCGCAGAAATTATCGGAACCCGTGATAATGACAGCAAGTCATTACGTGCTATTGCTGACCATATTCGTTCCTGTGCATTCCTGGTGGCTGATGGTGTCGTGCCATCAAATGAAAACCGGGGTTATGTACTGAGACGCATACTGCGTCGGGCAATCCGGCATGGCAACATGCTTGGTGCGCAGGGAACCTTTTTCTGGAAGTTGGTCGCGCCATTGATTGAAGTGATGGGACCGGCCGCTGAGGAGTTAAGTCGTCAGCAGCAGCATGTTGAACAGGTGCTTAAAACTGAAGAAGAGCAATTTGCCAGAACACTGGAAAGAGGGCTGGCTTTACTCGATGAAGAGCTGAATAACCTCAAGGGTGATACCCTGGATGGTGAAACAGTATTCCGGTTGTATGATACATTCGGTTTTCCGGCAGATTTAACCGCCGATGTATGCCGCGAACGTGATCTGAAGATTGATGAAACGGGCTTTGAACGGGCGATGGAGCAACAGCGACAACGCGCCAGAGAAGCAAGCGGTTTTGGGACTGATTACAACACAGTGATTCGTACTGATGAGGCGTCGGCATTTAAAGGCTACGATCTGCTGGAGTGCTCTTCTGCAGTGAATACCATCTACATTGATGGGCAGTCTGTAAACCGAATCGAAAAGGGTCAGCGTGGCGTGGTGATACTCAGTGAAACGCCTTTTTACGCTGAGTCAGGTGGACAGGTGGGTGACTCCGGCGTGCTGGAAAATGCCCAGTGTAGTTTTTCGGTTTCTGACACCCAAAAATACGGTACGGCAATTGGCCATACCGGTGTTATCACTGCCGGGAGTTTACAGGTTGGTGACCAACTGACAGCGAAAGTAGATGGTGCACGACGTGGTCGTATCCGACTGAACCACTCGGCGACCCATTTATTGCATGCAGCGTTGCGTCAGGTGATGGGCAAGCATGTGGCGCAAAAAGGTTCTCTGGTCAATGATCACTACCTGCGCTTCGACTTCTCACACAACGAAGCGATGAAACCTGAAGAGATACGTCAGGTGGAAGAGATCGTCAATGCCCAGATCCGTCATAATCTCTCTGTCGAGACAACAATTATGGATCTGGACGCAGCCAAGGCGCAGGGGGCAATGGCGCTGTTTGGTGAGAAATATGATGAGAAAGTGCGGGTACTGTCCATGGGCAATTTCTCCACTGAACTTTGTGGTGGTACTCATGCCAGCAGGACAGGTGATATCGGCTTATTCCGTATTCTTTCAGAGTCGGGTACTGCAGCTGGTGTACGGCGTATTGAAGCAATCACTGGTGAGGCAGCACTGCAACAGGTCAATGAACAGAGCAGTCAGTTGCACGATATTGCGCAGTTGGTGAAAGCGAACAGTAGTAATCTGAATGAAAAAATTCGCGCGATGATTGAGCATGCCCGAGTGCTGGAAAAAGAGCTACAGCAGTTTAAGGCACAACAAGCAGTGAAAGAGAGTGCCGCATTGATTGATAATGTGGCCGAAGTGCAGGGTGTAAAACTGTTGGTCAGTGAACTGAAAAATACTGAGCCAAAGTTATTACGCACGATGGTAGATGATTTGAAAAATCAGCTAAAATCAGGCGTTGTAGTACTTGCTACGATTGATGAAGGGAAAGTCTCACTGATTGCAGGCGTCACAAAGGACCTGACGGATCGTATCAAAGCTGGCGATTTGGTTGGAGAGATCGCCCGGCAGATCGGGGGTAAAGGTGGTGGGCGTCCAGACATGGCTCAGGCTGGCGGGAGTGATATAGCTGCACTTCCTGCTGCACTGGCAAGTGTGGCGCCCTGGCTTGTTACAAATCTGTAG
- a CDS encoding hypothetical protein (ID:JIFNMEKO_02206;~source:Prodigal:2.6) — MLIRVQKFVVFLSVAIAFLVSGAAQSASVETPSGYASATVIRAVQKQDRVEVELRFETDVDGYSGESIYHNPSDASWNDDFYIEVNGKSYPLARSSAGERLAPDSLALTFCYNTKKNPRVGSWQATFTAPTTPINQITLSLANLPLIKGVVVKNAL, encoded by the coding sequence ATGTTGATTCGAGTACAAAAATTTGTTGTGTTTTTAAGTGTTGCTATCGCCTTTCTGGTCAGTGGGGCGGCACAGAGTGCCAGTGTTGAAACACCCAGCGGCTATGCCTCTGCGACTGTTATCAGGGCGGTGCAAAAGCAAGACCGGGTAGAGGTTGAACTGCGTTTTGAAACCGATGTGGATGGTTACAGTGGTGAGAGTATTTACCACAATCCCTCTGATGCCTCATGGAATGATGATTTTTACATTGAAGTTAATGGGAAGAGTTACCCATTAGCCCGCTCATCAGCAGGTGAAAGGCTGGCGCCTGATTCACTAGCACTGACTTTTTGTTATAACACGAAGAAAAATCCTCGTGTCGGTAGCTGGCAGGCTACGTTTACTGCGCCTACCACACCTATAAATCAAATCACCTTATCACTAGCCAACCTGCCTTTAATCAAAGGTGTTGTAGTTAAAAACGCACTTTGA
- the recX gene encoding Regulatory protein RecX (ID:JIFNMEKO_02205;~source:Prodigal:2.6) — MMDECRLSPLYHRMRQKALRILSLRDHSEQELRIKLSAALSTSESQLADDQHPSEGTEALEQVIQWCKVHNYIDDLRFAVRFLSMRSQKGYGAQRIGIELNQKGIERSVVKTLLSETEIDWCLVGRDVARRKFGEPLPEEWKAKMKVQRFLLSRGFTPDDIREIYRQDDQ, encoded by the coding sequence ATGATGGATGAATGCAGGTTGTCTCCTCTCTATCATCGCATGCGGCAGAAGGCACTGCGTATTCTTTCGCTGCGTGATCATAGTGAGCAAGAGCTCCGTATTAAATTGTCAGCGGCGCTAAGCACCTCAGAATCGCAACTTGCCGATGATCAGCATCCCTCAGAAGGTACTGAGGCGCTGGAGCAGGTTATCCAATGGTGCAAAGTGCACAACTATATTGACGACCTCAGGTTCGCGGTGCGCTTTTTATCAATGAGAAGCCAGAAAGGATATGGTGCGCAGCGTATCGGGATAGAGTTAAATCAAAAAGGGATTGAGCGAAGTGTGGTAAAAACCCTCTTGTCAGAAACTGAGATCGACTGGTGTCTGGTGGGCCGGGATGTTGCACGGCGTAAATTTGGAGAACCCTTGCCTGAAGAGTGGAAAGCGAAAATGAAAGTTCAGCGTTTTCTGTTGAGTCGTGGCTTTACTCCCGACGATATCCGGGAAATTTACAGGCAGGATGATCAATAA